From the Lathyrus oleraceus cultivar Zhongwan6 chromosome 4, CAAS_Psat_ZW6_1.0, whole genome shotgun sequence genome, one window contains:
- the LOC127075759 gene encoding cellulose synthase A catalytic subunit 3 [UDP-forming], which yields MESEEEVGGKPMAALSAQVCQICAENVGKTFDGEPFIACDFCAFPVCRLCYEYERKDGKQSCPQCKTRYKRHKGSPAIIGDSEEDGGVDDGVSDFNYELENQNQKQKISDRMLGWQLTLGRSEEVGVPNYDKDVSHNHIPRLTNGQEVSGEFSAASPERLSMSSPVAGGGKRVLNIPYSSDVNQSPNMRVVDAGLGNVAWKERVDGWKMKPEKNVAPMSTGQAASERGAGDIDARSDIFGDESLLNDEARQPLSRKVSIPSSRINPYRMVIVLRLVVLCIFLHYRITNPVRNAYALWLVSVICEIWFAVSWILDQFPKWLPVNRDTYLDRLALRYDREGEPSQLAAVDIFVSTVDPLKEPPLVTANTVLSILAVDYPVDKVSCYVSDDGAAMLTFEALTETSEFARKWVPFSKKYNIEPRAPEWYFAQKIDYLKDKVQTSFVKDRRAMKREYEEFKIRINALVAKATKVPEEGWVMQDGTPWPGNNVRDHPGMIQVFLGQSGGLDTDGNELPRLVYVSREKRPGFQHHKKAGAMNALVRVSAVLTNGPFLLNLDCDHYINNSKAIREAMCFMMDPNLGKHVCYVQFPQRFDGIDRNDRYANRNTVFFDINLRGLDGIQGPVYVGTGCVFNRTALYGYEPPLKLKHKKPGFLSSLCGGNRKKSSKSSKKGSDKKKSSKHFDSTVPIFSLEDIEEGVEGSGFDDEKTLLMSQVSLEKRFGQSAVFVASTLMENGGVPQSATPETLLKEAIHVISCGYEDKTEWGTEIGWIYGSVTEDILTGFKMHARGWRSIYCMPKRPAFKGSAPINLSDRLNQVLRWALGSVEILFSRHCPIWYGYGGRLKWLERFAYINTTIYPVTAIPLLLYCTLPAVCLLTNKFIIPQISNLASIWFISLFLSIFATGILEMRWSGVGIDEWWRNEQFWVIGGVSAHLFAVFQGLLKVLAGIDTNFTVTSKASDEDGDSAELYLFKWTTLLIPPTTLLIINLVGVVAGISYAINSGYQSWGPLFGKLFFAFWVIVHLYPFLKGLMGRQNRTPTIVVVWSILLASIFSLLWVRVDPFTTRVTGPKAEVCGINC from the exons ATGGAGTCAGAAGAGGAAGTTGGG GGGAAACCGATGGCGGCATTGAGTGCTCAAGTGTGCCAGATTTGTGCTGAAAATGTTGGGAAGACTTTTGATGGTGAACCTTTCATTGCCTGCGATTTCTGTGCTTTTCCTGTTTGTAGACTTTGCTACGAGTATGAAAGGAAGGACGGGAAACAGTCTTGTCCTCAGTGTAAAACCCGATACAAGAGGCATAAAG GAAGTCCTGCAATAATTGGAGATAGCGAAGAGGATGGAGGTGTTGATGATGGTGTTAGTGACTTCAATTATGAACTGGAAAATCAAAACCAAAAGCAGAAGATTTCAGATCGCATGTTGGGGTGGCAATTAACACTTGGCCGATCAGAAGAAGTTGGTGTTCCAAATTATGATAAGGATGTTTCTCACAATCACATTCCACGCCTGACAAATGGACAAGAG GTGTCTGGAGAGTTTTCTGCGGCCTCACCTGAGAGGCTCTCAATGTCATCTCCCGTAGCTGGCGGGGGGAAGCGCGTCCTCAATATTCCATATTCATCTGATGTTAATCAATCTC CAAATATGAGGGTCGTGGACGCAGGATTGGGCAACGTAGCTTGGAAAGAACGAGTTGATGGGTGGAAGATGAAGCCAGAAAAGAATGTCGCTCCAATGAGCACAGGCCAAGCTGCTTCTGAAAGAGGCGCTGGAGATATAGATGCCAGATCTGATATATTTGGCGATGAATCGTTGTT GAATGATGAAGCTCGACAACCTCTTTCCAGGAAGGTTTCTATTCCGTCATCTAGGATAAATCCGTATCGCATGGTCATTGTTTTGCGACTTGTTGTTCTTTGCATTTTCTTGCATTACCGAATAACAAATCCGGTGCGCAATGCATATGCTTTATGGTTGGTATCAGTTATATGTGAGATTTGGTTTGCCGTATCATGGATTTTGGATCAATTCCCTAAGTGGCTTCCTGTCAACCGCGACACATATCTCGACAGACTTGCACTGAG ATATGACCGGGAAGGAGAACCGTCTCAACTAGCAGCTGTTGACATTTTTGTCAGCACTGTTGACCCGTTAAAGGAGCCTCCACTCGTGACTGCGAATACCGTACTTTCTATTCTTGCAGTTGACTATCCAGTGGATAAGGTCTCCTGCTACGTCTCTGACGATGGTGCCGCGATGTTGACATTTGAAGCTCTTACAGAGACGTCCGAGTTTGCAAGAAAATGGGTTCCTTTCAGCAAGAAGTATAATATTGAACCCCGGGCACCTGAGTGGTACTTTGCGCAGAAGATTGACTACTTGAAAGATAAGGTTCAGACATCGTTTGTCAAGGATCGTAGAGCAATGAAG AGAGAGTACGAAGAATTTAAAATCCGTATTAATGCACTTGTTGCAAAGGCAACGAAAGTTCCCGAAGAGGGTTGGGTAATGCAAGATGGAACGCCGTGGCCGGGAAATAACGTAAGAGATCATCCGGGAATGATTCAGGTTTTCTTAGGCCAAAGTGGAGGACTTGACACTGACGGTAATGAACTTCCACGTTTAGTCTATGTTTCTCGTGAAAAGCGTCCAGGTTTCCAACATCACAAGAAAGCTGGTGCCATGAATGCACTT GTTCGAGTATCGGCTGTCCTTACAAACGGACCTTTCTTATTGAATCTTGATTGCGATCACTATATAAACAACAGCAAGGCCATAAGGGAAGCAATGTGCTTTATGATGGATCCTAACCTCGGTAAACATGTTTGCTATGTCCAGTTTCCACAGAGGTTTGATGGTATTGATAGGAACGATCGATACGCAAATCGTAATACTGTTTTCTTTGAT ATAAACTTGAGAGGTTTGGACGGTATTCAAGGTCCTGTTTATGTCGGTACTGGATGCGTCTTTAATAGGACAGCTTTATACGGTTACGAACCTCCTCTTAAACTGAAGCATAAAAAGCCCGGGTTTCTATCATCCCTCTGTGGTGGAAATAGAAAGAAGAGTTCAAAGTCTAGTAAGAAAGGATCGGACAAGAAAAAGTCAAGCAAGCATTTCGACTCGACTGTGCCTATCTTCAGTCTGGAGGATATAGAAGAAGGAGTAGAAGGTAGTGGATTTGATGATGAGAAAACACTACTTATGTCACAAGTGAGCCTTGAGAAAAGATTTGGTCAGTCGGCTGTTTTTGTCGCTTCTACGCTGATGGAAAATGGCGGAGTTCCTCAGTCTGCTACTCCGGAAACTCTTCTAAAGGAAGCTATTCATGTCATCAGCTGTGGTTACGAGGATAAAACCGAATGGGGAACCGAG ATAGGATGGATTTACGGTTCCGTCACAGAAGATATTCTAACTGGATTTAAGATGCATGCCCGTGGTTGGCGGTCGATATACTGTATGCCTAAGCGGCCAGCATTTAAAGGTTCTGCTCCTATCAATCTTTCGGATCGTCTGAATCAAGTGCTTCGATGGGCTTTAGGTTCTGTCGAGATTCTTTTCAGCCGACATTGTCCCATCTGGTATGGTTATGGCGGAAGACTAAAGTGGCTCGAGCGATTCGCCTATATAAACACCACAATATATCCGGTCACCGCCATTCCCCTTCTCTTGTATTGTACATTGCCGGCTGTCTGTCTTCTCACTAACAAGTTTATCATTCCTCAG ATTAGTAACTTAGCAAGTATATGGTTTATCTCTCTCTTTCTTTCAATCTTCGCGACCGGAATCCTCGAGATGAGGTGGAGCGGTGTTGGAATAGACGAGTGGTGGAGAAACGAACAGTTTTGGGTTATCGGTGGCGTATCAGCGCATCTTTTTGCTGTATTCCAAGGTCTACTAAAAGTACTTGCCGGAATCGACACAAACTTCACCGTCACCTCCAAAGCATCAGACGAAGACGGAGACTCCGCGGAACTCTACCTGTTCAAATGGACAACCCTTCTCATTCCTCCAACAACACTTCTCATAATAAACTTGGTAGGAGTTGTTGCGGGGATATCCTATGCTATTAACAGTGGTTACCAATCATGGGGTCCTCTGTTCGGTAAACTTTTCTTTGCGTTTTGGGTTATCGTTCATCTTTACCCTTTCCTTAAAGGTCTCATGGGTCGCCAGAATCGAACACCGACCATTGTTGTGGTCTGGTCGATTCTTTTGGCGTCCATTTTCTCGCTATTATGGGTTCGAGTTGATCCGTTTACTACAAGAGTCACTGGTCCTAAAGCTGAGGTGTGTGGAATTAACTGCTAG
- the LOC127075760 gene encoding uncharacterized protein LOC127075760: MTSFGSLKSAIFDKEERKQQYQAHIRGLNAYDRHKKFIKDYVSFYGKEEKPSTLKLPIKTDKDTLREGYRFIRSEEDDMDPSWEQRLVKRYYAKLFKEYCLADMSQYKSGKIGLRWRTEKEVMSGKGQFICGNKHCNEKDGLASYEVNFCYFEAGENKQALVKLVACDRCAEKLNYKRQKEKEQLEKRQQKQDRKRNRSKSDDDLDEVQESEDRRRKGKRALVSANDHKIEEEDGDSDNIDEFLEGMFP, translated from the exons ATGACATCGTTTGGATCTCTTAAATCAGCTATATTCGACAAAGAAGAGAGAAAACA GCAATATCAGGCGCATATTCGAGGCCTCAATGCATACGATCGCCATAAAAAATTCATTAAAGATTACG TTAGTTTCTATGGGAAAGAAGAAAAACCTTCAACCTTAAAGCTGCCTATTAAAACAGATAAAGATACCCTAAGAGAGGGATACAG ATTCATACGGTCAGAGGAAGATGATATGGATCCATCATGGGAGCAAAGGCTTGTGAAGCGCTATTATGCCAAGCTTTTTAAAGA ATACTGTCTTGCTGACATGTCACAGTACAAGAGTGGTAAG ATTGGTCTCAGATGGAGAACAGAGAAGGAAGTCATGTCCGGCAAAG GCCAGTTTATATGTGGTAACAAGCATTGCAATGAGAAAGATGGATTAGCAAGCTATGAG GTGAACTTTTGTTACTTTGAAGCTGGAGAAAACAAACAAGCTCTAGTTAAATTGGTAGCATGTGACAG ATGTGCCGAGAAACTTAACTACAAGAGGCAGAAAGAAAAGGAGCAATTAGAAAAAAGACAACAAAAGCAAGATAGAAAGAG GAATCGTTCAAAGAGTGATGATGATCTAGATGAGGTTCAAGAAAGCGAAGATAGAAGACGGAAAG GAAAGAGGGCTTTGGTTTCAGCCAATGATCATAAAATAGAGGAAGAAGATGGCGACAGTGATAACATAGATGAGTTTCTTGAGGGGATGTTTCCCTGA